Proteins encoded in a region of the Salipiger sp. CCB-MM3 genome:
- a CDS encoding SDR family oxidoreductase, producing the protein MDLTGKTALITGASRGIGAAVARLFAEAGANVALVARSREAVAELAGEIGPKAIAIPCDISRYWEMDQAVQACVTAFGGLDILVNNAGVIEPIAPLAGADPDAWGQVIDVNLKGVYHGMRAALPLMLAQGGGTVLTIGSGAAHRPLEGWSAYCASKAGALMLTRMADEEGRARGIRAISLSPGTVATQMQRTIKASGVNAVSALEWEDHIPPEWVAKALLWMCGPEANGFLGDEVSLRDEGIRSKIGVA; encoded by the coding sequence ATGGACCTGACAGGGAAAACCGCGCTGATCACCGGAGCGAGCCGCGGCATCGGCGCCGCGGTGGCCCGGCTTTTTGCCGAGGCTGGCGCGAATGTGGCGCTGGTGGCGCGCAGCCGCGAGGCGGTGGCGGAACTGGCCGGAGAGATCGGTCCCAAGGCGATCGCCATCCCCTGCGACATCTCGCGCTACTGGGAGATGGATCAGGCGGTTCAGGCCTGCGTCACCGCCTTTGGCGGGCTCGACATTTTGGTCAACAACGCCGGGGTGATCGAGCCGATCGCGCCGCTGGCCGGGGCCGATCCGGACGCATGGGGGCAGGTGATCGACGTCAACCTCAAGGGCGTCTACCACGGCATGCGCGCGGCGCTGCCGCTGATGCTGGCGCAGGGAGGCGGCACGGTGCTGACCATCGGCTCTGGTGCGGCGCACCGCCCGCTTGAGGGCTGGTCGGCCTATTGTGCTTCGAAGGCCGGGGCGCTGATGCTGACCCGCATGGCGGACGAAGAGGGCCGCGCCCGCGGTATCCGCGCCATCTCGCTTTCGCCGGGCACAGTGGCGACGCAGATGCAGCGCACGATCAAAGCCTCTGGGGTGAATGCGGTGAGCGCGTTGGAGTGGGAAGATCATATTCCGCCCGAGTGGGTGGCCAAAGCGCTGCTGTGGATGTGCGGGCCGGAGGCGAATGGCTTTCTCGGCGATGAGGTCTCGCTGCGCGACGAAGGCATTCGCAGCAAGATCGGCGTCGCATGA
- a CDS encoding enoyl-CoA hydratase/isomerase family protein — protein MISLEKEGGYWLAVIDRPEKANSLTPEMLERLCEIAEAAVEARVLVLTGVGKVFSAGADLEAARAGLATSPLWERLSGAIAALPCLTICALNGTLAGGAMGMALACDLRISVPGAKVFYPVMKLGFLPQPSDPPRLAALVGPARAKMILMAGQKVPVEEAQVWGLIDRIVPPDHLMSTARALAEDALGAAPDHAAAIKGLIR, from the coding sequence ATGATCTCGCTGGAGAAAGAGGGCGGCTATTGGTTGGCGGTGATCGACCGTCCGGAGAAGGCCAACTCTCTGACGCCGGAGATGCTCGAGCGCCTGTGTGAGATCGCCGAGGCGGCGGTCGAGGCGCGGGTGCTGGTGCTGACCGGGGTGGGCAAGGTGTTCTCTGCCGGTGCAGACCTCGAGGCGGCGCGCGCCGGGCTTGCCACCTCGCCGCTCTGGGAGCGGCTTTCGGGGGCGATCGCGGCGCTGCCCTGCCTGACCATCTGCGCGCTCAACGGCACGCTGGCGGGGGGCGCGATGGGCATGGCGCTGGCCTGCGATCTGCGGATCTCGGTACCCGGGGCGAAAGTCTTCTACCCGGTGATGAAGCTGGGGTTCCTGCCGCAGCCTTCCGATCCGCCGCGTCTGGCGGCGCTGGTCGGTCCCGCACGAGCCAAGATGATCCTCATGGCCGGTCAGAAGGTGCCGGTGGAAGAGGCGCAGGTCTGGGGGCTGATCGACCGCATCGTGCCGCCAGATCATCTTATGAGCACCGCGCGGGCGCTGGCCGAAGATGCGCTGGGCGCGGCGCCGGATCATGCGGCGGCGATCAAGGGGCTTATTCGATAG